The genomic segment GTGGCAGCGCAAGTTCGGCGCGTCGCAAGGAGCGCTGGGCCAGAGCATCAAGCTCAACGGCCAGGCGTATACCGTCGTCGGCGTGTTGCCCAGGGATTACGAAATGCTGCAGCAGCGGCCCGACGCTGTGATTGCGATGGCTCCGTGGGCTGCAACACTGCCCGACGATCGCTCATGGCATCCAGGGATTTTTCCGGTAGCTCGCCTGCGCAACGGAGTGTCCCTGGCCGCGGCGCAATCGGAGATGAGCGGTATTGCGAAGCGGCTTCTCAAGCAATATCCGACCGACAACATTGCGCTCGATGCCCAGGTGAAGGGCATGCACGAGCAGTTGGTCAGCAGTTCGCGGACGGTTCTGATCATGCTCTCAGTAGCGGTGGGATTCGTGCTGCTCATTGCCTGCGGCAATGTTGCGAATCTGCTTCTGACGCGGGCCGCGGCGCGACGGCGCGAGATCACGATTCGCCGCTCTCTGGGCGCGACCACGTGGGCACTGGTGCGGCAGTTGCTGATCGAAGGGTTGGTGTTGTCCGGGATGGGAGCGCTGATCGGGATCGGCGTGGCATACGCGCTTTTGCCGTGGCTGGTGCGGCAGGCGGGCAGCGCGCTTCCGCCGAACACCCCGGTGCAGATCAATCTGCCTGTCCTGCTGTGCACCGCCGCCCTGTCTATCGCAGCGGGAGTTCTGTTCGGAATGGCGCCGGCCGGTCAGGTGCAGAACCTCGACCTGCGCGGAATCTTGAGCGAAACCGATCGCGGAACGGTAAGCCGCGGCTCGCGGATGCTGCGTGATGCGCTGGTGATTGCGGAGATATCGCTCGCGCTGCTGCTGCTAGTGGGCGCAGGATTGTTTCTGCGCAGCCTGTCGCAACTGGCTAACGTGCAGCTTGGCTTCGCCGAGGATCACCTTCTGGTGGCGGACCTGCCTGTGGGCGCGCAGTATAAGGAGGGAGCCGCGGCGCCGATGAATTTCTATGAGAATGCGATCCGCGAACTGGCTCGTTTGCCCGGCGTAAGTGCGGTTGGCGCGGCGTCGTTCCTTCCAGTTAACGGAAATGGATCGATGCTGCACTTCAACATTGAGGGCCGGCCGCCGCATAACGCTTCTGAATACATACTGGCCAACTATCGTGCGGTAAGTGGAGGGTATAAGGATGCGCTCCGCTTGCCGCTCACGGAAGGCCGCTGGGTTACGGATGCCGATCGCGAGGGCTCCCCGGCGGTTGTGGTCATCAACCAGACCATGGCGCGCACGTTCTTCCCTGGACAGGATCCGCTGGGCAAACGCATGCAGGTGGGCGCGATTCCCGATGCAACGGTGCCGTGGATGACGATCGTCGGCGTGGTCGGGGATGTGAAGCAGTCGCTGGTGGCCGACTCGGCGAGCGAGATGTACGTGCCTTATCGCCAGGCGAATGTGGTACTGCCTGTCCGCACCATGAGTGTCGTCGTACGAACGGCATACGATCCTCACGTGGTGGCGGCAGCACTTACAGACGCGGTGCATCGTGTGGATGCAAACCAGCCCGTGGTCCGCATCAGGACTATGGAAGAAAACGTGGCGCAGAATTTTGCCGCTCCCAGGTTCCGCAGTCTCTTGTTATCGATCTTTGCGGGGATCGCGCTGGTCATTGCGTGCGTTGGCATCTACGGGGTGATGGCTTACAGCACGCTGCAGCGGACAACGGAGATGGCGATACGCATGGCTCTGGGATGCAGCACTTCCAAAGTCTTTCTGATGGTGATCAAAGACGGCCTCCGCAAAATCGCGTATGGGGTCGTCATCGGGCTCGCTCTTGGACTGGTGTTGGCGCGGTCCGTCAAATCGCTGCTATTTGGCGTATCCACGACAGATAGCGTGACGCTGGCGGTATCCATATCTCTGATTGCCGCCACGGGCATGTTGGCCTGCGTGATACCGGCGATCCGGGCTGCGCGCGTACCGATCGTGGAGACGATACGGGAGAATTAACTTAGCCGTTGCCCGCTCAGGGCCATGCCGCAACCGGAGCGAGATTCTGCCCGGAATTATCCACTCCGAGGGGCGGAACCTGGTGGGGACGATGCTGGACGTGGGGCGCGGGTACCGGCGGGCTGAGGAGATTTTGGGCATGATCGCGGCGCGGGCGCGGGCGGCAGCCGGGCCTACGGCGCCTCCACAGGGGCTTTTTCTGCACTCGGTGGAGTACCCCGACGTTTGATGGAATTCCCAAAACGGCACGTCCAGGCGCAGCCTTCGTTCGCCCACTGCATTTACTCAATGCAAAAATCGATGATTTCGCATAGGATTGTGCATTCAAAAGAAACAGTCCCTCCGGCGGCGGAGACCTATGTATAGATGGGCTTCTGGGCCAACTTATGGACATGGGCCAATTTTCCCAGTCTGTGAATACACGTTCGCTCGCGTTGCCGAGCGGTCGTCAGCGATGAGTTTCTTGTTGCGCAGACTGCGGGTTTTCTGCGTCTCATGGATGGTCGCCGGTTGGGCAGTGGCGGCCTGGGCGGGACCTTCTCAGGAATCTCCAACGAGCTCAGGATCAGTGTCCGCCCAAGGCACGCTGACGATGCTGCGGCAGGTTGCCGCACTCGACAACTCAATAGCGAAGCAGGGCCTTCCGGTCGACTTCGAAGCAACGGTTATCTTCTCAAGGGGTTTCGAGAACCTCCTGTTTGTGCAGGAAGGCAGCGATGCCATTTTTGTGCGTCCGCCTTCGCGCGACAACTACGCACCGGGCGATCTTATCCGCATTCACGGCAAGACGCAGAACAGCTTCCGGCCGATCGCGCTGAGCGACAAGATCACCGTGACCGGTCACGGCGAGTTGCCAAAGCCGGTGGAGGCGAGCTTCTGGGACCTGGTAAAGGCAGACCTGGATTGCCACCGGGTGACAGCGCGCGGGCGAGTGCGTTCGGCCGATATGGGCAACCCTCACGATGGCAGGGTTGATACCGCCCGGCTGCAACTGGTGACGGAGGGCGGCCACTTCGAAGTCGATGTCAACTCCGGCGATCGAGCCGCTCTGCAAGGGCTGCTGGATGCGGAGGTTGAAGTCAGCGGCGCGGCTGCCGGGAAGTTCGACGACAAAATGCAGCAAACCGGTGCGGTGATATATGTAGCGCGCCTGGATGATATTCGCGTGCTGAAGCGCGACGGGAAAGCCATCAGAGACCTGCCCATTATGCCAATGGACCGGATCCTCGAAGGGCATCGCGTAACGGATACGTCAGTGCGGGTGAAGGTGCACGGCACCATCACCTATTACCAGCCGGCTGTGGCGGTAGTGCTGCAGGATGGCAACAAAAGCTTGTGGATCGAGACGCACACACGAGACAACCTGACCATCGGCAATCAGGCGGATGCAACCGGCTATCCCGACGAGCATGACCGCATCCTGACGCTGGCGGACGGAGAGATCCGAGATCTGCAGATTCCTGGAGTGGTGAAGCCGCTCGAGGCCACCTGGGAACAGCTCGCGTTCTGGAGCACGAACACCCCCGTCGGCCATGAGAACGACCTTGTCTCGATCCAGGGGCGGCTGGTGACGAAGGTGCGCGAGCCTTCACAGGACGAATACGTGCTGGACGCAGGCGGGCGCCTGTTCTCCGCAATCCTTCGGCATGCTGGAAGAGACGTGGCACCGATGGCGCAGTTGCCGGTCGGCGCGATGGTGCGGGTTACAGGAATCTGCACGATACCGGATTTAACGGCCATCAATCCCGGTGGCTATGTGCCTTTCGAGATTCTGCTTCGAACGCAGGAGGACTTGCTGATGATTGAGAATCCGCCGTTGCTGAGCGTGCGGAACTTGATCATTCTGGCGGGCATTCTGCTGCTGATCGCCGTGGTGGCAATGATCTGGGGCTGGAGGCAGGAGCGCAAGGTGCACCACCAGGCCGACGCCATGGCGCAGCTGGAGCAGCGCCGCAGCGCGATCCTGGAGAGCATCAATCATGCGCGTCCGCTGGCCGAAGTGCTGGAGCATATCACGGAGCTGGTTTCCTCAAGCCTGAACGGAGCACCCTGCTGGATTGAAGTGGCGGACGGCGCAACGCTGGGGCGCAAACCGGCAGCGGGCGCGGGGCCCGCCATCACGCAGGAGCTGACCAGTCAGTCCGGCGTAAAACTGGGGAAGATTCACGTGGCAACGAAGCTTGCGGCGGGGCTGCGGGCGCTGGAGACGGGAGCGCGCGTAGCGGTGCTGGCCATCGAGACAAACCGGCTCTACGCCGACCTGACATACCGGTCTGAGTTCGATGCGCTGACGGATGCACACAACCGGTTCTCGCTCGATCGGGCATTGGACAAACAGGTGAGCCGCGCGCGGACGAATGCGACGATCTTTGGGCTCATCTATATCGACCTGGACGAGTTCAAACAGGTGAATGACGAGTACGGGCATCATGTCGGCGATCTTTATCTGCAGGAGATAGCGGCGCGGCTGAAGCGACAGTTGCGACCAGGCGATATGCTGGCGCGGCTGGGCGGAGACGAGTTCGCAATCCTGGTGCCGGATGCGCACAATCGTCGCGTTGTGGAAGAGATCGCGCGCAGGCTGGAGTCCTGCTTCGCAGCACCGGCGGAGCTTGAAGGGAATACGCTCACGGGATCGGCGAGCGTTGGCATTGCGGTGTATCCGGAAGATGGCGCGAGCAGCGACGAATTGCTGAAGACTGCCGATGCCGCGATGTACGTGAAGAAGAAGACAAGAACCTCTGCGAAAGCCTAGCTCGGCGAAGACATCGCCGCTGCTGCTACCCTGAAAAGTGGGTATGCCTCTGTCGTCAGTTCCTTCCGCCTACTCTCGAGTCACCACTCTGGCAGCCAAGCGGGCCATTCATGCGGCCTTTGCGTGGCTGCACGCCAATGCGAAGACCATACTGGATTGGCAGATGGAATTGTGCGCGATTCCAGCGCCGCCGTTTGGCGAGCAGGCGCGGTCGCAATGGATGGAGGCGCGGTTCCGGGAGATCGGCCTTGACGGGGTGACCATTGATGAGGTGGGCAATGTGCTGGGTTTATTGCCATCGCCGCACCTGAGCCCGGAGAGCACCGGACATGTGGTGGTGCTTTCGGCACATCTGGATACGGTGTTTCCTGCGGAGACTCCGCTGCAGCCTCAGGTGCGCCTGGTAGATGGAAGCGAGCGCATTGAAGCGCCCGGCTCGTGCGACAACGGTGCAGGCGTGGTAGGCATGATGGCGATTGCGCAGGCGCTGGTGAAGTCGAAGGCGGAGTTACCTGCGGCGTTGCTCTTTGTGGGCAACGTGGGCGAGGAAGGCGAAGGCGACCTGCGCGGCGTGCGGCACTTGTATCAGCAGCCAGCGCTCGCCGGGCGGATTGCGGCACACATCGTGCTGGACGGAGCGGGCTCGGACGCCGCTGTAACGCAGGCGCTGGGAAGCAAGCGCTACCAGATCACGATCAGCGGACCGGGCGGGCATAGCTTCACTGATTCGGGGACGCCGAATCCGATTACGGCGATGGGTTCGGCGCTCGCGGCACTGGCAGCTACACCGCTGCCGGATGATCCGCGGACGACGCTGAATGTGGGAACCATTCACGGCGGGACGAGCGTGAATTCGATTCCGGAGAGCGCCGTGGCGACAGTTGATTTCCGATCGACCAGCGCCGATGAGCTGGTGCGGCTGGAAGTGGCGCTGCACCGCGCGGTAGAAGATGCGGTTGAGCACTGGAACAGGCGCACGGCGCCGGCGAACCGGCTACGCGGATTACTGAGTTACAAGATCGATATGATTGGCAACCGGCCGGCAGCGATGCTGCCGGATCAATCGCCGATCCTGGAGGGGTTGCGCGCGGTGGACCGCCATCTTGGTTTGAGTTCCGGAGCGCGACTGGGCTCGACGGATGCGAATATTCCGATCTCGCTAGGGGTGCCTTCGCTCTCGCTGGGAGCAGGCGGCGATGGTGGCGGTGCGCACACGGTGGCGGAGTGGTATTCCACCAAGGATCGCGAGACAGGCCTGCGGCGCATTCTGCTGCTGACGGCGGCGATGCTGGAGTGGGCCGCCGAGCAGTAGCGCGCTCTACGGAGCGGCAGCGCTCTGCGGAGGGGTCGCGCTCTGCTACACTTGCGCCGATGCGCGCCCACATTCTGCTTGCTCTCGGCCTTGCACTTCCCTCTCTCGCATTCAGCCAAACCAGATCGCAGCATCGCGATTCGGGGCACGCCGGCGCTGCACAGAAGCAGTCCATCGCGCCTGACGTCATCTATTTCAATGCGGTGATCTATACGGGCGAGGGCCTGGCCGAAGACAAGCCGCAGGTGGTGCAGGCGATGGCGATTGGAGGCGGCAAGGTGCTGGCCGTGGGGACGACGGACGAGATAACGCGCATGGCCGGCCCGAAGACCAAACTGCGCGATCTTGCTTCAGCGAAGACTGGGCATTGCATCTTTCCTGGGTTCAATGATGCGCATGTACACCTTGGCGGCGCGGGCCAGACGAAGCTGAATGTGGATCTCACCGGAGCGCAGTCCCTTGGCGAGATGCTAGCGAAAGTGCAGAAGTTCGCGCAGGAGGCGTCCCTGGGGCACTGGCTTATCGGTGGCAACTGGGACCATACGCTGTGGGCGGACAAGGTGCTTCCTACACGGCAGGATCTCGACAAGGTTACGGGTGATCATCCTGCGTTTCTCGATCGCATCGACGGGCATATCGCGATCGCAAATACCGCTGCGCTGAAAGCAGCCGGCATCACGGGGAAGACGAAGGCTCCGGAAGGCGGCGCCATCGATCTCGATGCGAACGGCGAACCTACAGGAATTTTGCGCGAGTCAGCGAAGGAACTGGTAGTGAAGGTGATTCCACCGCCTACGCATGAAGAGCGACGGCGCGGCGATGAGCTTGCGATCGCAGACGCGCTGGCGCATGGGATCACGAGTGTGCAGGACTTCAGCGAGTGGGATGACTTTCTTGTGTATGAGGAGATGGAGAAGGAAGGCAAGCTGAATATCCGCATTAGCGAATGGCTTCCCTTTCGATTGCCCCTGGATGATTTGAAACGAATGATGGCGCATCACGATCAGCATGATCCGATGCTGCATACTGGCATGCTCAAGGGGTTCATGGATGGCTCGCTGGGATCGCACACAGCGGCATTGAAGGCGCCGTATGCGGATGAGTCGGGCAATAGCGGGCTGCCGCAGTTTACGCAGGAGGAGTTGAACAAGCTGGCGGTAGAGCGCGCGAAGGCTGGATTCCAAATGGGTTTTCACGCGATTGGCGATCGAGGGACGGCGATGGCCCTTGAGGCGTATCAACGCTCGTGTGAAGAACTCACAGCCATAGCAACAAACGACAAGGTCACCCGGATGGTGCCACGCTGTTCGCTTGCCTTGGCGCAAAAGCCTCGCAATCGCATCGAGCATGCGCAGGTTGTCGATCCGGTGGACATTCCTCGCTTCAAGCAGTTGGGCGTGATCGCGAGCATGCAGCCGAATCATCTGCTGACCGACATGAACTGGGCCGAAGAGCGACTGGGGCCGCAGAGGGCTGCGTATTCTTATGCATGGAAGGCGTTTCTGGATGCAGGTGTGCCGCTGGCGTTCGGAACGGACTATCCCGTCGAGCCGATCACGCCGTTTCGCGGTTTATATGCCGCGGTGACGCGCATGAATGAAGCAGGTACTAAGTCGTACTATCCTGAAAGCAAGTTGGCGCGAGGCCAGGCTCTCTACGCGTACACCCAAGGCTCTGCTTACGCTGAATTCGCCGAGCAACATAAAGGAAAGTTGGAGCCGGGATATGACGCGGACTTTGTAGTTGTCGATCGAAATCTAGACGAAGTGCCTGCTGCGGAGATACTTAAGGCGAAGGTGCTAGGTACTTTCGTTGGGGGCCGCGCAGCTTATCCGCCGGTTCATTGACGAGAAATATCGAACTATGTAGATTGGTTGTCATAGAGTCAGGCGCTTACGCCGACCGCATTTCTAATTACCAAACAAACCTTTGTACCAACTCACTGCTCTCTCCGCGGCATCCAAGTAGCAGCGTGTAGTTCTGCGCATTCCAAGTAGATCGTAAAGTGAAAGCCCTTCCTAGCGAGAGGCAGGCCCCTGTGAAGACGTACACCCTTCCTATATTCCTCCTGGCGTTGTTCGGAATCGCGACAGTGGTTCCAAAAGCCGAAGCAGCTTTGCCCACCGTAACCATAACGGCGCAGTACAGCACCATCTCCGCCGGCCAATCGGATGTACTCACCGTCAAGACCGGCAGCGCCGCGTCCTGCTACGTCACGGGATCTGACGGTAGCAAGTACACCCTTCCCTACTCGGGTGGGACGATCACCGTAAAACCGACTGTCACCACGACCTACACCGCCACTGTGACAAATGGAAGCGGCACTACGGCAGCGAAGACGACGATCATGGTAGGCGCGGCGAAGCCAACAGTGTCAATCAGCGCGCAGAATAGCACGATCTCAAGCGGAAGCACCGACACGCTTACGGTGCATGCGAGCAATGCGACAAGCGTGGCGGTGACAGGAACAGACGGGAGTTCTTACGCGCTCAGCAGCACCGGCGGAACTGTGACCGTGAAGCCGACCAGCACAACTACTTATACCGCTGAAGCCAGCAACAGCAGCACAACGGTTTCGGCGCAGACGACGGTGACGGTGGGCGCGGCGAATCCCATCAACCACGTGATCTTTATGTTGCAGGAGAATCACAGCTTCGATAACTACTTCGGCATGCTGAACCCATATCGCCATGGGAAAGGATGGGATATCGGCGCCGACGGCAAGACGTATACCGTCGATGGCATCGACGACAAGCTCACTAAAATCAGCAATCAAGACGATGAGGGTACGTCGTATCCGCTGTTCAAGCTGCGAACGACTTGCATTGACGACGACAGCTCGGCGTGGCTGGAGAGCTATGGCGATGTAAACCGCTGGGACTTCAGCACCACGCGCGGGATCAAGATGGATGGCTTCGTGCATATCGCCGAGGGGTTTGCGAAGAGCTGCAATACTTCGGGCACGTGCTCGGGAACGTTCACAGATACTACCGGCGAACGCGCCATGGGTTACTACGACGAGGGTTTCCTCAATTGGTATTACTACATGGCATCGCAATTTGCTGTGTCGGACCGCTGGTTCTCGCCGATGTCGAGCAAGAGCATTCCGAATCGCATCGCTACGTTCTCCGGCGGCACCACGCAGGGACTGGTCTTCGATCCGGGAAGCAACGATCACCTGCCTCAGCTCAACATCAATAACATCTTCCAGGAACTGCAGGGCGCGGGCGTGTCGTGGAAGGTCTATTACACGGTGACGCAGGGCGGGTGCACAGCGGGCTCAGCATGCGGCACCGGCAGTGGCAATATTCCGGCAACGACGTTCCTGACGTTCGCGTATTCAACCAACGTCCTGAAGGCAAACCCGACCCACGCCACGTGCCCCAGCAACATGAAGCCGTCTTCTGTGTGGGGCGACACTTCAAACTACTACTGCGTGGATCCGAACCACATCGCGCCCTTGTCGCAGTACTACACGGACGCGAAGAACAACACCCTGCCGGCGTTTGCGTTCATCGAGTCCGGCTCGGGACGCAATGATGAGCATCCGGGATCAGGCCAGTCGGTCCTAACCGGACAGTCTGAAGTTGCCAGTGTGGTGAACGGGCTGATGACGAGCCCCTCGTGGGGTAGCTCTGCGTTCTTCCTCGCTTATGACGAAGGCGGCGGTCCGTACGATCACGTTCCGCCGGTGCCAGGACACTCGAACGCTTTCACGGATACGACGCTCGGGTCCATTCCTGACATTTCGTCGATTGCCGTGAATCCTGACGGTTACAATCCGTGCAAGCCGACCAATGGAGTACCAACGACGCATTGCGACCTGGCCGGCATCGATCCCGGCACCAAGAGCACCGATGCGGCTGCTCAGTACGGGTTTAGAGCGCAGCTCGGATTCCGCGTGCCGAACATTGTGATTTCGCCTTACACGCGTAAGCATTATGTTTCGCATGTGCCTATGGATCACACGGCTGTCATCAAGTTTGTTGAGAACCGGTTCCTCGGAAGCTCGGTACACTTGACGGCGCGCGACGCAGTTCAGCCGAATCTGCTGGACTTCTTCGACTTCACGAACAAGCCGTGGTCCACTCCACCAACACCGCCAGCCCCGGTTACACCATCGTCGCTTGGATACAATCCATGCGAACCGACGCTGATGGGACCGTAAGCCGGAGCAGAACTGAAAAGAAGAGCGGGCGCGGCACATCGCCGCGCCCGTTTTCTATCTGGCGGTGCTTGAATAAGGAAGAGATTAAGTTACGCAGTCGCGAGTTAGAAGACTGAGTAACTCGCAGTGAGACGGCCGCGTGAAGGGATTCGCTATTCAGCCAGAACGCGCCACTTATTGCGGCTCGGGAGCGACCGTGTGAGGTGCGGAGCAAAACACGGAGAGCGCCGGGAAGCACCTGGCGCTCTCTACGTGCACACGATCAGCCACTGCGGCTGATCTAGCTCCCCCTTGAAAGCCACATCGCTATATTGAGAGCGCAGAGCTCAGGCCACCATGGCCGTGACATAGGAATAGCTCTGATGCGGAACCTGAACCTCTTCCGCTACCTCTCGATTGAGAATGCCTGCAAGACCCATCAGCACCTCCGAGGCGCATGCTGGGCAGCGGCGCGAGCAGTTGCTTACGCAGTTGCAGTCCTGGCAAAGATAGGCAGAAGTCAACGGTATATGGAGCGGCATGGCGGGCATAGGTTCACCTGTTCGTTTTGATATGAGAGACAACATAGAGGTTCACCTGCGAACTGCGCTGTGCCGGAGCTAGCTACCCCTTCGGGTGGCACACCACAATTGATGCTGCAAAGCTCCGGAAAGTTGCTTTCTGGTTCGGTTTCCGGGGACCCAGATGAGAGAGTGTAGCGCGAAACCTGCGCGATGTGAACACGTTGAAGTGGGGGAGTGCGGTGATTTGTGACAGAGGAGTGGAGCCGCAGGGTTACTTTGGGGTGCGTGGCGCATCCAGCTTATTCAGGATGGCGCCACGCTGCTTGAGCGGATCAGTTGGATCCGATGTTGGAGAACTGATTGGCTCCTTCGTCGAAATCCTGTTGCGTTTTGTTAGCTTTATGAGCAGCGCGATCGGCCATGCGCTCCATCTTTTCGTGCCGTTGTTCCTGCGGGTCTGTAGTGTTGTCGATGACTGTTGGGGTTTCCTTCGACGGCCTTTTCGGCGGTATTGCTTTCATGTTTTCCGTCATGGATTTTTCACTCCAACAAAATTCGATGCCCCTGGTGAAGGCTCAAGATGCATTTGCGCGCTGCGTAACTCCTCGGATGCGTTCTGCAATTTATGTCAGTTGCTGAAGATTCAATTGCTCCGCGCTGATTCTTCTGAGTTTGGGTAGATCGACGACTAAAGGTTGGGTGGCGCACGAGTTGCGGTTCGCGGCGAGGCGCGTCTAAGACCTCAAAGAGCCTAGAATCAAGTCTGAGGTATTTCGTGCGTCTCCCTCCAATTGTGCTGATGATCGCCCTTGCTGCAATTCCCTGCACCGCGCAGGACCAGGCTCCCGCTGCCGCAGTTCCGAGCGCGGAGAACGCGGACGCGAAGCTGGTGGCGCCTGAGGTAGCAGATGCTGAAGCGGCGATCGTCAAGTCAGATTGGAAGACAGCGGAGTCAAAGCTCTCGGCATATCTCGCCGCGCATCCTGAGGATGCGCGGGCTCTGTTCGACGCAGGCTACGCCGCGGACGCGTTGAACCAGCTTGACCAAGCGGCAGGTTTCTATCTGCGTGCGGTTAAGGTAGATCCGAAGTCGTTTGAGGCGCAGTTGTCGCTGGGGCTGCTGCTTGCTCGGCAAGGCAAGCAAAAGGAAGCGAAGCCGGCGCTGGAAACGGCAACGAAACTGGAAGCGGGCGAGGCCGGTGCGGTGGCGAAGGCGCGGGCATGGCGCGCGCTGGCGCAGATCGACCGCGCGGATGATCCAACGAAGGCGTCAGATGATCTGCTGGAAGCTCTCAAGCTGACGCCGGAGACGCCGCGGGACACCTTGCTTGCTGCGGAACTGGCTACTGCTGCGAATCAGCCGGATGCAGCCGAGGCTGCGTATAGGCGCGTGCTTGCGAAAGACCCGGCAAATCTCGAGGCCGAGGCCGGGCTGGCTCACGTGCTGATCGCGAAGAAGCAGTATGCGGAGGCGGAAACCTTCGCGCGCAAGGCTCTGGAGCAGTCTCCGGAAGATCCGGCATTGACGGCACAGCTTGCCACCGCGCTGGTGGCTCAGGACAAGGCGGAAGCGCTGCCGCTGCTGCAGAAGCTCCATGAAGCGCACCCGCAGGACGAGAACATTACCCGGATGCTGGCTGACGTAACCGCTCAG from the Occallatibacter riparius genome contains:
- a CDS encoding tetratricopeptide repeat protein, which produces MRLPPIVLMIALAAIPCTAQDQAPAAAVPSAENADAKLVAPEVADAEAAIVKSDWKTAESKLSAYLAAHPEDARALFDAGYAADALNQLDQAAGFYLRAVKVDPKSFEAQLSLGLLLARQGKQKEAKPALETATKLEAGEAGAVAKARAWRALAQIDRADDPTKASDDLLEALKLTPETPRDTLLAAELATAANQPDAAEAAYRRVLAKDPANLEAEAGLAHVLIAKKQYAEAETFARKALEQSPEDPALTAQLATALVAQDKAEALPLLQKLHEAHPQDENITRMLADVTAQSGDAAGSDKLYAPLLAAHPADAELQVAHGQNLIRQLKFAEAFEVFTRATQLAPTDPDGWTGLAFAASKTGQHSVALQALTARSKYLPDNPSTYFLWATSYDMLHDRNSAIAYYHHFLEASAGKFPDQEWQARQRLLLLEKKR